One genomic region from Leptospira tipperaryensis encodes:
- the thiS gene encoding sulfur carrier protein ThiS, translating to MKVNGKKLPLSDLKSSQIPDLLEYLKIKPDMVAIQRNGSILKREFWGQTELMEEDQLEILRFVGGG from the coding sequence ATGAAAGTGAACGGAAAAAAACTTCCCCTTTCCGATTTGAAATCGTCCCAAATTCCAGACCTATTAGAATATCTGAAAATAAAACCGGATATGGTCGCCATTCAGAGAAACGGCAGCATTCTCAAGAGAGAGTTTTGGGGCCAAACTGAATTAATGGAAGAAGATCAGCTGGAAATTCTAAGGTTCGTCGGCGGTGGTTGA
- a CDS encoding thiamine phosphate synthase, which produces MVDPNVWFHAGLYPILDLDFCKKKNLNFFELPKLWMEYPDIVPWIQIRAKNVSAEELDSLVKTLLDKYPSIPWILNDSWKEAIRFDCFGAHVGKEDYESLNEEEKISLRESKLFLGTSSHTIDEVNVLDSSLWNYTGLGPIFPTENKDDAKSIIGIESLSKLSRPRSLPVTLIGGIQVSNLDQILDQGSFLLSSISMVCIEEEFRAAAAKIRARKR; this is translated from the coding sequence GTGGTTGATCCTAACGTTTGGTTTCACGCGGGCTTATATCCGATTCTGGATCTGGATTTTTGCAAAAAGAAAAATCTCAATTTTTTTGAGCTTCCCAAACTTTGGATGGAATATCCGGATATAGTTCCTTGGATTCAGATTCGTGCGAAGAACGTAAGCGCCGAAGAATTGGATTCCCTCGTAAAAACTTTGTTAGATAAATATCCGTCGATTCCTTGGATTCTAAACGATTCCTGGAAAGAGGCGATCCGATTTGATTGTTTCGGAGCTCACGTTGGAAAAGAGGATTACGAATCCTTGAACGAAGAAGAAAAAATTTCACTCCGAGAGTCGAAATTATTTTTAGGAACCTCGTCTCATACCATCGATGAAGTGAACGTGTTGGATTCTTCCCTTTGGAATTATACGGGATTAGGGCCGATCTTTCCGACCGAAAACAAAGACGACGCAAAATCCATAATCGGAATCGAGTCTTTGTCCAAACTTTCACGGCCGCGTTCTCTGCCCGTTACTTTGATCGGAGGAATTCAAGTTTCGAATCTGGATCAGATTTTGGACCAAGGTTCGTTTCTCCTTTCGAGTATTTCCATGGTTTGTATCGAGG